A genomic segment from Paraburkholderia hayleyella encodes:
- a CDS encoding lipid A biosynthesis lauroyl acyltransferase yields MKRFILLTLAVLVTGLLRLLAWLPYRVVARFGEWLGAQLYRLPSTRRRVVQTNLKLCFPDLHDSERERLAQAHFSHVIRSYVERGLQWFGNARMLANLVQIDSAIDLADATAGPTIFVGFHFVGIEAGCMMYSTRHPVASLYTPMSNVLLNTMALRQRGRFGTEMIPRGDSVRRALRVLRSGKPVMLAADMDFGLRDSVFVPFFGVPACTLTSVSRLAKAGNARVVPFITEVLPDYQGYRLKIFDALSDFPSDDVTVDARRITAFLETEVRRIPAQYYWVHKRFKHRPMGEPAVY; encoded by the coding sequence GTGAAACGCTTCATTCTGCTTACCCTGGCCGTTCTGGTCACGGGGTTGCTACGCCTGTTGGCGTGGCTGCCGTATCGTGTGGTTGCCCGTTTCGGCGAGTGGCTCGGCGCCCAGCTGTACCGCCTGCCCAGCACCCGTCGCCGGGTGGTGCAGACCAATCTGAAACTGTGTTTTCCCGATCTGCACGACAGTGAACGCGAGCGCCTTGCACAGGCGCACTTTAGCCATGTGATTCGCAGCTATGTCGAGCGTGGGCTGCAATGGTTCGGCAACGCCCGCATGCTGGCGAATCTGGTGCAAATCGACAGCGCGATTGATCTGGCCGACGCCACGGCCGGGCCGACGATTTTCGTGGGCTTTCATTTTGTCGGGATCGAAGCGGGCTGCATGATGTACTCGACGCGCCATCCGGTCGCATCGCTCTATACACCGATGTCTAATGTGCTGCTCAATACCATGGCGCTGCGCCAGCGCGGGCGTTTCGGCACCGAGATGATTCCGCGCGGCGATAGCGTGCGCCGCGCGCTGCGGGTATTGCGCAGCGGCAAGCCGGTGATGCTGGCGGCGGATATGGATTTTGGCTTGCGCGATTCGGTGTTCGTGCCGTTTTTCGGCGTGCCCGCGTGTACGCTGACCTCGGTGTCGCGCCTGGCGAAAGCCGGGAATGCGCGTGTGGTGCCGTTTATCACCGAGGTACTGCCTGATTACCAGGGTTACAGGCTGAAGATTTTTGACGCGCTCAGTGATTTTCCTTCAGACGATGTCACCGTCGACGCACGACGTATTACGGCCTTTCTTGAAACCGAGGTGCGCCGTATTCCAGCGCAGTACTACTGGGTGCATAAGCGCTTCAAGCACCGGCCCATGGGGGAGCCGGCGGTGTATTGA
- a CDS encoding ShlB/FhaC/HecB family hemolysin secretion/activation protein yields MKIRKRLAALPLTTLVSLASNAQHAPTPADEAAAARANAEQNQQIQQQRDAQQRDAIMQAPAVRSTLPTFEGYPLLPVETPCFRIGKFALDVPTTLPDAVRTKGASTLSLDPFAFAREWLDHYVGQCVGKSGIDTLTKGLQQAILSRGYVTTRVLIPQQDLSSGTLAFVLVPGVVHQLRFADPATRGTLKSAFPVSDGDLLDLRDLEQGLEQMKRVASQDVDMKIEPTDTPGESDVVVSVKRAKPWSFVASVDNSGTDATGKWQGNVSLGIDNPLGLNDIFTVGANQDLSFGNKSLGSHGFNGSYSVPWGYWTATLSGNTNTYYQNIAGVNQTFVSSGNSQTVALRLARVLSRSRNDVLGVEFQLSKRFGDSFIDDTHIPQQKRNNTFIEAGLTDRHYFGASQFDGTLAYRQGIGGLGATPDPYSEGPTYRYHMAVLDANLSMPFAVASQNFRYVTTVHAQFTNDTLFYLDDLTIGSRYTVRGFDGETMLAAEKGFYWRNELQWPIGQTRQALYAGIDYGRVFGPNTTFLAGTQLAGAVIGIRGALPARFAGLSYDLFIGTPVYKPSGFPTARVTVGVQATAQF; encoded by the coding sequence ATGAAAATCCGAAAAAGGCTGGCAGCACTACCACTCACAACCCTGGTATCACTCGCGTCGAACGCCCAGCACGCTCCGACGCCAGCCGATGAAGCCGCCGCCGCACGGGCCAACGCCGAGCAGAACCAGCAAATTCAGCAACAACGCGATGCACAGCAGCGCGACGCAATCATGCAGGCGCCCGCTGTGCGTTCGACTCTCCCTACATTCGAGGGCTATCCACTATTGCCGGTCGAAACACCATGCTTCCGTATCGGCAAGTTCGCGCTCGACGTCCCGACAACGCTGCCCGATGCTGTACGCACTAAAGGAGCCTCAACCCTATCACTGGACCCGTTCGCCTTCGCACGTGAATGGCTCGATCACTACGTGGGCCAATGCGTTGGAAAGTCCGGCATCGACACGCTCACCAAAGGGCTGCAGCAGGCAATCCTGAGCCGTGGCTATGTCACGACGCGGGTACTCATCCCGCAGCAGGACCTGTCCAGCGGCACGCTGGCATTCGTGCTCGTTCCTGGCGTCGTGCACCAGCTCCGCTTTGCCGACCCTGCCACGCGCGGCACCCTGAAATCCGCATTCCCGGTAAGCGACGGCGATCTGCTGGACCTGCGCGACCTCGAGCAGGGGCTGGAGCAGATGAAGCGTGTCGCATCGCAGGACGTGGACATGAAGATCGAGCCGACCGACACCCCCGGCGAGAGCGATGTCGTCGTGAGCGTGAAGCGCGCGAAGCCCTGGAGTTTCGTCGCATCCGTCGATAACTCAGGCACGGACGCCACCGGCAAATGGCAGGGCAACGTGAGCCTCGGCATCGACAATCCGCTGGGACTCAACGACATATTCACGGTCGGCGCAAATCAGGACCTGTCGTTCGGCAACAAGTCGCTCGGCTCGCACGGCTTCAACGGTTCGTACTCCGTGCCGTGGGGTTACTGGACGGCCACGCTGTCCGGCAACACGAACACGTATTACCAGAACATTGCCGGCGTGAACCAGACGTTCGTGTCCAGCGGCAACTCGCAGACAGTCGCACTCAGGCTCGCACGTGTACTAAGCCGCAGCAGGAACGATGTATTGGGCGTGGAGTTCCAGCTATCGAAGCGCTTCGGCGACAGCTTCATTGACGACACGCACATCCCGCAACAGAAGCGCAACAACACGTTCATCGAAGCAGGCCTGACCGACCGGCATTACTTTGGCGCATCGCAGTTCGACGGCACGCTTGCATACCGTCAAGGGATCGGCGGCCTGGGCGCAACGCCTGACCCGTACTCCGAGGGTCCGACCTACCGTTACCACATGGCGGTGCTCGATGCGAACCTGTCGATGCCATTCGCCGTCGCCAGCCAAAACTTCCGCTATGTCACGACCGTTCACGCGCAGTTCACCAACGACACACTGTTCTATCTGGACGACCTGACTATCGGCAGCCGCTACACGGTGCGCGGTTTCGACGGTGAAACCATGCTGGCGGCAGAAAAAGGCTTCTACTGGCGCAACGAGCTGCAGTGGCCGATCGGCCAGACCAGACAGGCGCTGTACGCGGGGATCGACTACGGGCGCGTGTTCGGGCCAAACACGACGTTTCTGGCCGGGACACAACTGGCGGGCGCGGTGATCGGCATCCGCGGTGCTCTGCCTGCACGCTTTGCTGGTCTCTCCTATGACCTGTTCATCGGGACGCCCGTCTACAAACCCAGCGGCTTCCCGACTGCGCGTGTGACGGTGGGAGTACAGGCAACGGCGCAGTTCTAA
- the xerC gene encoding site-specific tyrosine recombinase XerC produces MHKKTTPRAPLPVIGPADDPQSLYHQMRPFLEWMRVRNYSEGTVEHREIHLRGFIAWCDERGVTRPQEVTRPILERYQRYLFLYRKKDGQALSGRSQHMRLVPVKLWFRWLVRQNRILSNPAADIDMPRMEKRLPKHILSEEEAERILNVPDVTSSIGIRDRAILETFYSTGVRRAELVGLHVHDVDMDRGTVMVRQGKGARDRLIPIGDRALAWIRKYLDEVRPQLSLADDEGVLFLALTGDSIGLRSMGQLVSDYIKCSGVNKSGSCHLFRHTMATLMLENGADVRFVQVMLGHAQLTSTQVYTQVAIRALKEIHTATHPARLERVEQRAEIEELKPGRLLQRVYGKTEAQ; encoded by the coding sequence ATGCACAAGAAGACAACCCCGCGCGCCCCGCTGCCCGTGATTGGCCCGGCCGATGATCCCCAAAGCCTGTACCACCAGATGCGCCCGTTCCTCGAATGGATGCGCGTGCGCAACTACAGCGAAGGCACGGTGGAACACCGCGAGATACACCTGCGCGGGTTCATTGCGTGGTGCGACGAGCGCGGCGTGACGCGGCCGCAGGAAGTGACGCGCCCGATCCTGGAGCGCTACCAGCGCTACCTGTTCCTGTACCGCAAGAAGGATGGCCAGGCACTCTCGGGGCGCAGCCAGCACATGCGGCTGGTGCCGGTGAAGCTGTGGTTCCGGTGGCTGGTGCGGCAGAACCGGATTCTCTCGAACCCGGCAGCGGACATCGACATGCCCAGGATGGAGAAGCGGCTGCCGAAGCACATCCTGAGTGAGGAGGAAGCCGAGCGGATCCTGAATGTGCCGGATGTGACGAGCAGCATCGGTATCCGGGACCGGGCCATTCTCGAGACGTTCTACAGCACGGGGGTCCGGCGTGCCGAGCTGGTGGGCCTGCATGTGCATGACGTGGACATGGATCGTGGCACGGTGATGGTGCGCCAGGGCAAGGGCGCGCGGGACCGGCTGATTCCGATAGGAGACAGGGCGCTGGCGTGGATCAGGAAGTACCTCGATGAGGTCAGGCCGCAACTGTCGCTGGCTGACGATGAGGGGGTGCTGTTCCTGGCGCTGACGGGCGATTCGATCGGTCTGCGCAGCATGGGGCAACTGGTGTCGGACTACATCAAGTGCTCAGGGGTGAACAAGAGTGGCTCGTGTCACCTGTTCCGGCACACGATGGCCACGCTGATGCTGGAGAACGGGGCCGATGTGAGGTTCGTGCAGGTGATGCTCGGGCATGCGCAGTTGACGAGCACGCAGGTGTATACGCAGGTGGCGATCCGGGCGCTCAAGGAGATTCATACGGCCACGCATCCGGCGCGGCTGGAGCGGGTGGAGCAGCGTGCAGAAATAGAAGAGCTGAAGCCGGGGCGGCTCCTGCAGCGCGTGTATGGCAAGACAGAAGCCCAATAG
- a CDS encoding CHC2 zinc finger domain-containing protein, with the protein MPRIPQAELDRLKREVSLLRLVESQGHKLKKSGRDWVMRCVFHEEDTPSLSVSEAKNVYHCFGCGASGTVLDWVMRTQGVSLPHAVQLLRNDAPLAAADKVGVKLSFTRPLASLAADADEQVLLGQVADTYHESLKQSPEAQAYLAQRGLVHGEVVGTFRLGYANKSLTYRLPPGYSKEGREVRAKLQRVGVYRESGHEHLNGCLVVPVMDLESGAVRQMYGRRIAPGHKIPAGQPKHLYLSLPLAGVWNEAALVASREVIVCEALIDALTFWCAGYRNVIAAYGVNGFTQDHWNALKRHGTGQVWIAYDRDDAGNAAAEKLATELHEAGIGTWRVLFPKGMDANDYARKVAPATSGSPCGTEKSLGVLLQQAEWTGKGKRSGITAQAEPVPVDDVKDVKPPSSLAAIAAAGAAVTPVTAMAAKEEVQPAPVGDPDVKQTEGGELLFTFVERVWRIRGWQKNLGPEQMRVNAQVRRGDAYHVDTLDVYSAKARGLYLKSAAVELGTQEDTLKRDLGRILLKLETLQDEAIRATLAPKENGVQMDALEHAAALDWLRAPELIARLEADMARCGVVGEGANLLAGYLAAVSRKLDAPLAVLIQSSSAAGKSSLMDAVLDLMPQEERIQYSAMTGQSLFYLGETDLQHRILAIAEEEGVRQAAYALKLLQSDGELTIASTGKDEATGNLVTRQYTVKGPVMLMLTTTAIDVDEELLNRCLVLTINESREQTREIHARQRVKQTLEGLLAETDRQHIIGLHRNAQRLLKNVHVVNPFAEQLTFMDDRTRMRRDHMKYLTLIRSIALLHQYQRPHQTVTHRGEALTYIEVTKDDIALANRIAHEVLGRTLDELPPQTRRLLKMVYTMVGELGERDHVKRREVRFTRRDIREYTRWSDNQLKVHCMRLVELEYLLVRGGSRGHLLQYELMYDGANDNEPRLAGLIEVEELDLLDNDARKLEQKASKLPPGCPHDGPMLDPENSPQNHMDKGVEGSQVGVGENALFREKTSSPARVVDTRIVESPMNGEA; encoded by the coding sequence ATGCCCCGTATTCCGCAAGCCGAGCTGGACAGACTGAAGCGCGAAGTGTCGCTGCTGCGGCTGGTCGAGTCGCAGGGCCATAAGCTGAAGAAGAGCGGCCGCGACTGGGTCATGCGCTGCGTGTTCCATGAAGAGGACACGCCGAGCCTGTCAGTGTCGGAGGCGAAGAACGTGTACCACTGCTTCGGCTGTGGCGCGTCGGGCACGGTGCTGGACTGGGTCATGCGTACGCAGGGCGTATCGCTGCCGCATGCGGTGCAGTTACTGCGTAACGATGCGCCGCTGGCTGCGGCCGACAAGGTTGGGGTCAAGCTGAGTTTTACGCGCCCCCTGGCTTCCCTGGCGGCGGACGCCGATGAACAGGTTCTGCTGGGCCAGGTGGCGGATACGTATCACGAGAGCCTGAAGCAGAGTCCGGAGGCGCAGGCGTATCTGGCGCAGCGCGGCCTGGTGCATGGCGAGGTAGTCGGCACGTTCCGCCTGGGGTATGCCAACAAGAGCCTGACATACCGCCTGCCGCCGGGGTATTCGAAGGAAGGCCGCGAGGTGCGCGCGAAGCTGCAACGCGTCGGGGTGTACCGCGAGTCAGGCCATGAGCATCTGAACGGGTGTCTGGTGGTGCCGGTGATGGATCTGGAATCGGGCGCAGTCAGGCAGATGTACGGCAGGCGGATCGCACCGGGCCACAAGATCCCGGCGGGCCAGCCGAAGCATCTGTACCTGTCGCTGCCGCTTGCCGGTGTGTGGAATGAAGCGGCGCTGGTGGCCAGCCGTGAAGTGATCGTGTGCGAGGCGCTCATCGATGCGCTGACGTTCTGGTGTGCGGGGTATCGCAATGTGATCGCCGCATATGGAGTGAATGGATTTACGCAGGACCACTGGAACGCACTGAAACGGCACGGCACTGGGCAGGTGTGGATCGCATACGACCGGGACGATGCGGGCAACGCTGCGGCGGAGAAGCTTGCGACTGAACTGCATGAGGCAGGGATCGGGACATGGCGCGTGCTGTTCCCGAAGGGGATGGACGCGAACGACTACGCAAGGAAAGTAGCTCCTGCGACCAGCGGAAGTCCCTGTGGGACGGAGAAGAGCCTTGGGGTGCTGTTGCAGCAGGCGGAATGGACTGGCAAGGGCAAACGCTCCGGTATAACGGCGCAGGCTGAACCGGTGCCGGTTGATGACGTGAAGGACGTTAAACCGCCCTCTTCCTTAGCCGCTATTGCTGCGGCTGGGGCTGCGGTGACGCCAGTCACGGCGATGGCGGCTAAAGAGGAGGTGCAGCCCGCGCCAGTAGGCGATCCCGACGTGAAGCAGACGGAAGGCGGCGAACTGCTGTTCACGTTCGTAGAACGGGTGTGGCGCATCCGCGGCTGGCAGAAGAACCTGGGCCCGGAGCAGATGCGGGTGAATGCACAGGTACGGCGTGGCGATGCGTACCACGTCGATACGCTCGACGTGTACAGCGCGAAGGCACGGGGTTTGTACCTGAAGAGCGCGGCGGTTGAGCTCGGTACACAGGAAGACACCCTCAAGCGCGACCTTGGGCGAATCCTGCTGAAGCTGGAGACGCTACAGGACGAGGCGATCCGGGCGACGCTCGCGCCAAAGGAAAACGGCGTGCAGATGGACGCGCTGGAACACGCGGCGGCACTGGACTGGCTCAGGGCGCCGGAGCTGATCGCGCGACTCGAAGCCGACATGGCGCGCTGCGGCGTGGTGGGCGAAGGCGCGAACCTGCTGGCGGGGTATCTGGCAGCGGTCTCCAGAAAACTCGATGCGCCCCTGGCGGTGCTGATCCAGAGTTCGAGCGCGGCGGGCAAGTCCTCCCTGATGGATGCGGTGCTGGACCTGATGCCGCAGGAGGAACGCATCCAGTACAGCGCGATGACCGGACAGAGCCTGTTCTACCTGGGCGAGACGGATTTGCAGCACCGGATCCTGGCGATTGCCGAGGAGGAAGGCGTGAGGCAGGCCGCGTATGCACTGAAGCTGCTGCAGTCGGATGGCGAGCTGACGATAGCGAGCACGGGCAAGGACGAGGCGACAGGCAACCTGGTAACCAGGCAGTACACGGTGAAGGGTCCGGTGATGCTGATGCTCACGACCACCGCGATTGATGTGGATGAGGAGCTGCTGAACCGGTGCCTGGTGCTGACGATCAACGAGAGCCGCGAGCAGACGCGCGAGATTCACGCGCGGCAGCGGGTGAAGCAGACGCTGGAGGGCTTGCTCGCGGAGACGGACCGGCAGCACATTATTGGGCTGCACCGCAATGCGCAAAGGCTGCTGAAGAACGTGCACGTGGTGAATCCGTTTGCGGAGCAGCTGACGTTCATGGATGACAGGACGCGGATGCGGCGTGATCACATGAAGTACCTGACGCTGATCCGCTCGATTGCCCTGCTGCACCAGTACCAGAGGCCGCATCAGACGGTGACGCACCGGGGCGAGGCGTTGACGTACATCGAGGTGACGAAGGACGATATCGCGCTGGCCAACCGGATTGCCCATGAGGTGCTGGGACGCACGCTCGATGAGCTGCCGCCGCAGACACGGCGACTGCTGAAGATGGTGTACACGATGGTGGGCGAGCTTGGCGAGCGCGATCATGTGAAGCGGCGTGAGGTGCGCTTTACGCGGCGCGACATCAGGGAGTACACGCGCTGGAGTGACAACCAGTTGAAGGTGCACTGCATGCGGCTGGTAGAGCTGGAGTATCTGCTGGTGCGCGGCGGCAGCCGTGGCCACCTGCTGCAATACGAACTGATGTACGACGGCGCGAACGATAACGAGCCGAGGCTGGCGGGGCTGATTGAGGTCGAAGAGCTTGATTTACTCGACAACGATGCACGCAAGTTGGAACAGAAGGCAAGCAAGTTGCCCCCAGGTTGCCCCCATGATGGGCCCATGTTGGACCCGGAGAACTCGCCTCAAAACCATATGGATAAAGGCGTAGAGGGTTCGCAAGTTGGAGTCGGTGAAAACGCACTGTTCCGGGAAAAAACTTCTTCTCCAGCCCGCGTTGTTGATACCCGCATTGTTGAGTCCCCGATGAACGGAGAGGCATAG
- a CDS encoding helix-turn-helix domain-containing protein, with amino-acid sequence MNASLFSLGCFDMSVFAERLRLLRSARQITQARLAELLEINPRVYNRWERGLATPQFDTVVRIADILQVTLDELAGRTPAPAEPKIHNQELLTLYQQVDSLPDAEQQALILVIDSFVRKTQVQKVMSRRR; translated from the coding sequence ATGAATGCATCTCTTTTTTCGTTGGGATGCTTTGATATGTCCGTCTTTGCCGAACGACTCAGACTGCTGCGCTCCGCAAGACAGATCACCCAGGCGCGATTGGCTGAACTGCTGGAAATCAACCCGCGTGTGTATAACCGCTGGGAACGCGGCCTTGCTACACCACAGTTCGATACCGTGGTACGGATCGCCGATATTTTGCAGGTCACACTGGATGAACTGGCCGGACGAACACCCGCACCGGCCGAACCCAAGATTCACAATCAAGAGTTACTGACTCTCTATCAACAGGTGGATAGCCTGCCCGATGCCGAGCAACAGGCGTTGATCCTGGTGATCGACAGCTTCGTGAGGAAGACGCAGGTCCAGAAGGTTATGAGCCGCCGACGATAG
- a CDS encoding SymE family type I addiction module toxin yields the protein MADANLKALHAHPERHATVQEIMRWRPSPKPGRPWRTPRFFPWLRIAGMWLEQAGFPPGQRVRIQVQHGRLVITPD from the coding sequence ATGGCTGACGCCAATCTTAAAGCATTGCACGCTCATCCCGAGCGGCACGCTACCGTCCAGGAGATCATGCGCTGGCGACCCTCACCGAAACCCGGCAGGCCCTGGCGAACACCAAGGTTTTTTCCGTGGCTGCGCATCGCTGGCATGTGGCTTGAACAGGCCGGCTTCCCGCCCGGACAGCGTGTGAGAATCCAGGTCCAGCACGGCAGGCTCGTCATCACGCCAGATTGA